One Desulfovibrio fairfieldensis genomic window carries:
- a CDS encoding GNAT family N-acetyltransferase, with translation MPDVPILETERLVLRDFAADDGPALFRIMSDRETNVFLPMFPLERPEEAAALLCAGSVWRGAAARCWAVCPKSAGTPVGYVRVAADASHDLGYALRREFWGRGFMTEACRAVLGALRREGTPYVTATHDVNNPASGAVMKKIGMTYCYSYRERWQPKDIRVIFRMWQVNLDGRDERIFRKYWDNASVRFVEQDV, from the coding sequence ATGCCTGACGTGCCGATTCTTGAAACAGAGCGCCTTGTCCTGAGGGATTTTGCGGCGGACGACGGCCCCGCGCTGTTCCGGATTATGAGCGACAGGGAAACCAACGTCTTTCTGCCCATGTTTCCACTGGAGCGGCCAGAGGAAGCGGCCGCTCTTCTGTGCGCGGGCAGTGTATGGAGAGGGGCGGCGGCGCGCTGTTGGGCCGTCTGCCCGAAATCCGCAGGCACGCCCGTAGGCTATGTGCGGGTGGCCGCGGATGCAAGTCATGATCTTGGCTACGCCCTGCGGCGGGAGTTCTGGGGCCGGGGCTTCATGACGGAAGCCTGCCGGGCCGTGCTGGGGGCACTGCGTCGGGAGGGGACGCCCTATGTCACGGCCACGCATGACGTGAATAACCCCGCCAGCGGCGCGGTTATGAAAAAGATCGGCATGACCTATTGTTACTCCTATCGCGAGCGCTGGCAGCCCAAGGACATCCGGGTCATTTTCCGCATGTGGCAGGTGAACCTGGACGGAAGAGATGAGCGGATTTTCAGAAAATACTGGGACAATGCGTCTGTCCGTTTTGTGGAACAGGATGTTTGA
- a CDS encoding DNA polymerase III subunit delta' codes for MNASLLPAVADPAFDRLKAVLDRLGQAPPQVLLLEGGSEEQRLDLARYWAARCNCPQAAHAENGAPCLACPVCLQIASGEYLDLAAYDGRISNREDEENPGLVRAFNMQRVRELKSRLRDAPHGQGRRVVLLMGLSLNRDEAANALLKALEEPSPTTVFVLLAPQREQLLPTLVSRSFCLTLPWPDSRARDTALAPWEEALVVFLRDGQGFLDKVSARGAMDAALAGRLLLAGQKSLSRVLADEAESPLDMLLADLDARGRAVCCRWLAEAQDMLQYGVTPARVLEALAARLFVLRRDAVPRNR; via the coding sequence ATGAACGCAAGCCTGCTCCCCGCTGTGGCGGACCCGGCCTTTGACCGCCTCAAGGCCGTGCTGGACCGTCTGGGCCAAGCCCCGCCCCAGGTTCTGCTGCTGGAAGGCGGCAGCGAGGAGCAGCGCCTGGATCTGGCCCGCTACTGGGCCGCGCGCTGCAACTGCCCTCAGGCCGCGCACGCCGAAAACGGCGCGCCCTGTCTGGCCTGCCCGGTCTGCCTGCAGATCGCCTCGGGCGAATATCTGGATTTGGCGGCCTATGACGGCCGCATCAGCAACCGCGAGGATGAGGAAAATCCCGGTCTGGTGCGGGCCTTCAACATGCAGCGGGTACGTGAGCTGAAAAGCCGTCTGCGCGACGCGCCCCACGGTCAGGGCCGCCGGGTGGTCCTGCTCATGGGCTTGAGCCTGAACCGCGACGAGGCGGCCAACGCCCTGCTCAAAGCCCTGGAAGAACCCTCGCCCACCACTGTTTTCGTGCTCCTGGCCCCGCAGCGGGAACAGCTCCTGCCCACCCTGGTTTCCCGTTCCTTCTGCCTGACGCTGCCCTGGCCGGACAGCCGGGCGCGGGATACAGCTCTGGCTCCTTGGGAAGAAGCTCTGGTCGTTTTTCTGCGCGACGGGCAGGGCTTTCTGGACAAGGTTTCAGCCCGTGGGGCCATGGACGCGGCCCTGGCGGGCCGCCTGCTCCTGGCCGGACAAAAATCCCTGAGCCGCGTACTGGCCGACGAGGCCGAGAGCCCGCTGGATATGCTCCTGGCCGATCTGGACGCGCGCGGCCGGGCCGTATGCTGCCGCTGGCTGGCCGAAGCCCAGGATATGCTCCAGTACGGCGTCACTCCGGCACGCGTGCTGGAAGCCCTGGCCGCGCGGCTCTTTGTGCTGCGCCGGGACGCCGTGCCCCGGAACCGGTAA
- a CDS encoding adenylosuccinate synthase, translated as MANTVIIGAQWGDEGKGKIVDMLSAQSQVIVRFQGGNNAGHTIKVKGEETILHLIPSGILHDGKICLIGNGVVLDPAVFLSEVDHLAARGIDVAPTRLGISKKTHLIMPYHKSLDKAREAKRAGHKIGTTGRGIGPCYEDKAARVGLRAGDLADPGLVREKVRHALLEKNVLLRDLYKFEPLDENAVCDELLGLAPRLLPYLTDVDARIHETMLAGQNVLFEGAQGIHLDIDHGTYPFVTSSNTVAGNAAAGSGVAPGTLNRIVGIVKAYTTRVGSGPFPTELLDDTGSYLRTKGHEFGATTGRPRRCGWLDAVVLRETVRLNGLTDIALTKLDVLQNLPALQICVAYELDGKRLEYLPQEEGALGRVTPVYEELPGFEDDISECTAFEELPGTVQGYIRRIEELSGVKVSMISVGADRRQTIVR; from the coding sequence ATGGCGAACACGGTCATCATCGGCGCGCAGTGGGGCGACGAGGGCAAGGGCAAGATTGTGGACATGCTCAGCGCCCAGAGCCAGGTCATCGTCCGCTTTCAGGGCGGCAACAATGCCGGGCACACCATCAAGGTCAAGGGCGAGGAGACCATCCTGCACCTCATCCCTTCCGGCATCCTGCACGACGGCAAAATCTGTCTGATCGGCAACGGCGTGGTACTGGACCCGGCGGTCTTTCTCAGCGAGGTGGACCATCTGGCGGCCCGCGGCATTGACGTGGCTCCCACGCGCCTGGGCATCAGCAAAAAGACCCATCTGATCATGCCCTACCACAAAAGCCTGGACAAAGCCCGCGAAGCCAAGCGCGCCGGGCACAAGATCGGCACCACGGGCCGGGGCATCGGCCCCTGCTACGAGGACAAGGCCGCCCGCGTGGGCCTGCGCGCCGGGGATTTGGCCGATCCCGGCCTAGTGCGCGAAAAAGTACGCCACGCCCTGCTGGAAAAAAACGTCCTGCTGCGCGATCTCTACAAATTCGAGCCCCTGGACGAAAACGCGGTCTGCGACGAACTGCTGGGCTTGGCCCCGCGCCTGCTGCCCTATCTCACGGATGTGGACGCCCGCATCCATGAGACCATGCTGGCAGGACAGAACGTGCTCTTCGAGGGCGCCCAGGGCATCCATCTGGACATCGACCACGGCACCTACCCCTTTGTGACCTCCTCCAACACCGTGGCGGGCAACGCGGCGGCGGGCAGCGGCGTGGCACCCGGTACGCTGAACCGCATCGTGGGCATCGTCAAGGCCTACACCACCCGCGTGGGTTCCGGCCCCTTCCCCACCGAACTGCTGGACGACACCGGCAGCTACCTGCGCACCAAGGGACATGAATTCGGGGCCACCACGGGCCGCCCCCGCCGTTGCGGCTGGCTGGACGCCGTGGTGCTGCGCGAAACCGTGCGCCTCAACGGCCTCACGGATATCGCGCTGACCAAGCTGGACGTGCTCCAGAATCTGCCCGCCCTGCAGATCTGCGTGGCCTACGAGTTGGACGGCAAGCGCCTGGAATACCTGCCGCAGGAAGAAGGCGCGCTGGGCCGGGTGACGCCCGTGTATGAGGAACTGCCCGGCTTTGAGGATGACATTTCCGAATGTACCGCGTTTGAGGAATTGCCGGGCACTGTGCAGGGCTATATCCGGCGTATTGAGGAACTCAGCGGCGTGAAGGTCTCCATGATTTCCGTGGGCGCGGACCGCCGCCAGACCATCGTGCGCTGA
- a CDS encoding FAD-dependent oxidoreductase, translated as MNAPETTDVLIIGGGFYGCCLALLLADRHTKVTILERAPDLMTRASALNQARVHAGFHYPRNFLTACRSLINFPRFTLEFRKAIVDDFTKLYAVARHGSKVTARRFFRMYTDMKAQIRPAAPRYAALFDPDFIEALFEVREYAFDCDILRELLRDRLNSAGVRVLYGYDVRAVIANKPEGSGLVCLDEAGAAYAAPAVFNCTYTRLNHLLRASGLPLLALKHELTEICLVEVPEALHGLGVTIMDGPFFSVMPYPSAGLHSLTHVRYTPHQKWLDGERDADPYSLADSPPPSNFIHMRNDALRYLPALRGVRHVRSLFEIKTVLLRNEDDDGRPILFRTDYGLPGLSVVLGSKIDNIYDVLAMVKEMRQAARPAG; from the coding sequence ATGAACGCGCCGGAAACAACGGATGTGCTGATCATCGGCGGCGGCTTCTATGGCTGCTGTCTGGCTCTATTACTGGCCGATCGGCACACGAAAGTCACGATTCTGGAGCGCGCGCCTGATCTGATGACCCGGGCCTCGGCCCTGAACCAAGCCCGCGTGCACGCGGGCTTTCACTACCCCCGCAACTTTCTGACGGCCTGCCGTTCGCTGATCAACTTCCCCCGTTTCACCCTGGAATTCCGCAAGGCCATCGTGGACGATTTCACCAAGCTATATGCCGTAGCACGGCACGGCTCAAAGGTCACCGCGCGGCGCTTTTTCCGTATGTATACAGATATGAAGGCCCAGATCCGGCCCGCCGCGCCGCGCTATGCCGCGCTTTTCGACCCAGATTTCATCGAGGCCCTCTTTGAGGTACGCGAATATGCCTTTGACTGCGACATCCTGCGGGAATTGCTACGCGACCGCTTGAACAGCGCCGGAGTGCGCGTACTTTACGGCTACGACGTGCGGGCCGTGATCGCCAATAAACCGGAAGGCTCCGGCCTCGTCTGCCTGGACGAGGCCGGAGCCGCATATGCGGCTCCGGCGGTCTTCAACTGCACCTATACGCGTCTGAACCACCTGCTGCGGGCCTCAGGCCTGCCCCTGCTGGCCCTGAAACACGAACTCACGGAAATCTGCCTGGTGGAAGTGCCGGAAGCATTGCACGGCCTGGGCGTCACCATCATGGACGGCCCTTTTTTCTCGGTCATGCCCTATCCCAGCGCGGGCCTGCACTCCCTGACCCATGTGCGCTATACTCCCCACCAGAAGTGGCTGGACGGGGAGCGCGACGCGGACCCCTACTCCTTGGCGGACAGCCCGCCGCCCAGCAATTTCATACACATGCGCAACGACGCCCTGCGCTATCTGCCAGCGCTCAGGGGCGTGCGCCATGTGCGCTCCCTATTCGAGATCAAGACGGTACTGTTGCGCAACGAGGATGACGATGGGCGACCCATCCTCTTCAGGACGGACTACGGCCTGCCGGGGCTCTCCGTGGTGCTGGGCAGCAAGATAGACAATATCTACGACGTGTTGGCCATGGTCAAGGAAATGCGGCAGGCGGCCCGTCCGGCGGGGTAG
- a CDS encoding glycosyltransferase, producing the protein MTNSLISVICVCDDCHDGLESRLTGLMDEVARLARFYEVLIIDNAGRDGSADTVKRVMRKRKGIRLISLAEAQPLDVVFRVGLEHCIGDYALLLDLRDLYLPALAPLLRACTDEGYDIARLKRSVGEPLLHRWASAAFYRCIRVLTGQDIDGGLSSAGCMNRNVINALINNKDRITFLKYRESQAGHRQKTVFCDAPAPRPRCLLWRIGSGVERIIATSDALLHACAGLSLTVSLVNFLYIVFSLGSWLFEESVAKGWTSLSLTTSFMFMTLFLILAVMCEYLSVIFKETKKSPLYYIAEDVDSSCLFEGMDDTKNIVQS; encoded by the coding sequence ATGACCAACAGTCTCATTTCCGTTATCTGCGTCTGCGACGACTGCCACGACGGTCTGGAAAGCCGCCTTACGGGTCTGATGGACGAAGTTGCCAGGCTCGCGCGCTTTTATGAAGTGCTGATCATCGACAACGCCGGGCGCGACGGTTCGGCGGACACGGTCAAGCGGGTCATGCGGAAGCGGAAGGGCATACGGTTGATCTCGCTGGCCGAAGCCCAGCCTCTGGACGTGGTCTTCCGCGTCGGGCTGGAGCACTGCATCGGCGACTACGCCCTCCTACTGGATCTGCGGGACCTGTATCTGCCCGCCCTGGCCCCGCTCCTGCGCGCCTGTACGGACGAAGGTTACGACATCGCGCGCCTCAAGCGCAGCGTCGGGGAACCCCTCCTGCATCGCTGGGCCTCCGCCGCCTTTTACCGCTGTATCCGGGTACTTACCGGTCAGGACATCGACGGCGGCCTGAGCAGCGCGGGCTGCATGAACAGAAATGTAATCAACGCCCTGATCAACAACAAAGATAGAATTACCTTTCTGAAATACAGGGAAAGCCAGGCGGGGCACCGCCAGAAAACCGTTTTCTGCGACGCCCCGGCGCCCCGGCCCCGCTGTCTGCTCTGGCGAATAGGTTCCGGTGTGGAACGCATCATCGCTACCTCCGACGCACTTCTGCACGCCTGCGCCGGGCTTTCCCTAACGGTCAGCCTCGTGAATTTTCTGTACATCGTTTTTTCCCTGGGTTCCTGGCTGTTCGAAGAAAGCGTAGCCAAGGGCTGGACGTCCCTTTCTCTGACCACATCCTTCATGTTCATGACGCTTTTTCTTATCCTGGCGGTCATGTGTGAGTACCTTTCCGTCATTTTTAAAGAAACGAAAAAAAGCCCCCTGTATTACATCGCCGAGGATGTGGATTCCTCCTGCCTGTTTGAAGGCATGGACGACACAAAGAATATTGTGCAGTCATGA